The Candidatus Dormiibacterota bacterium sequence GTGTTAGACAACCTTAGAAAAGGTGGGGTTTCGTTGACCCTTCTGGCTGACCGCCCGTAGAATGCGCCCATCATCCGCGCCGGCAGGTCACGCCGGCGCCCGCCTCTCATCCGCGCCATAGGCGTGAACATCCGGAAGGAGGTCGTATGACGGGTGCCAGCCCACGCTGGTTGCGGCTGCTCGCCGTGACCGGCATCGGCACGGTGCTGCTGGTTGCCTGCGCACCGAGCGGGGCGACGACCAGTTCATCGGCCAGGGCGGGTGGTAAGGTCACCGTCGCCTCCTGGCAGGAGCAGGATAGCCTGTTGGCCTGCAACATCACCGCCGCATCGCCGCATGCATGCGCCTACGTCAATCCGGCGATGGAGGGCTTGCTGACGGTCAAGGCGAACCAGGACGTTCCCACCAATCCGAAGCTCGCGGACTACTGGGTGCCCGAGCTTGCGACCGAGGTACCCACCCTCGAAAACGGCGACGTCAAGGTGAGCGGCGACAAGATGGACGTGACCTGGAAGCTTCGCCACGGCGTCAAGTGGCATGACGGCGTCGCGTTCACCTCCAAGGATGTCAAGGCGACCTTCGACTTCTGGTTTCTGAAATACCGCGACAAAAACCCGACACCGCTCATTTCCGTCGTCGGCTGGGACCAGGTGGACAGCGTCGATACTCCGGACGACTACACCGCCATCGTGCACCTCAAGACGGTGTATGCGGCGTATCTCACCCTGGGAACGGGGCCATACGGCATCCTTCCCGACCACCTGCTGCAGCAGGTTTGGGCCAAGTCCGGCAACCTCACGTCGGAGAAAGTCACGGTCAACATCCCGGGGGGCTACAACGGGACGGACACGCTGGACAAGCTCATGGTGGGTACCGGGCCGTTCATGTTCAAGGAGTGGGTGCCTGGCGACCATCTCACCTTGGTGCGGAATCCCCACTGGTGGGGCGGCGGGAATCGTCCGTACCTCAACGAGATCCGTATCAAGTTCGACCCCGACGCGAACACCGAGCTCAACGACCTGCGCACGAATGCGATCGACATGGGGCTGGACCTGCGGCCGTCACTCCTGCCCCCGCTGTCGCGGCTGAGCGACGTGACCACGGTGACCATCCTGGACAGCGCCACCGAGCACCTCGATATCAATTTGCATAACACGTTTCTCAAGGACGTGACGCTCCGAAAAGCGATCCTGATGGCGATCGACCGACAGAAGATCGTGGATACGCTGCTTCTTGGAAGGACCGTCGTGCCGCCGGACGCGTGGATGTGCATTCAAACCGGCGCCTGGTGTCTCGATCCGAATGCCAAACACACCCAGTACGATCAGCCGGCGGCCAACAAGCTGCTCAACGACGCCGGCTACAAGCTTCAGGATTCGGGACCCTGCAAAGGCTTCCGGACCGACCCGCTGGGGCGCTGCGTACAGCTCCACCTGATCACCACCACGCTGCCGCTGCGTGAAGAGCAGGAGGTCGTCATCGCCTCCGACCTGGCCGCCATCGGCATCCAGGTGATCAAGCCTTTCGCGAATGTGCCGGCGCTGCGGATGTTCGCCTCGTGCACCAGCGGTGGCGTGATCTACTCCCACAACTTCGATCTCGCCATGTACACCAGCAATTACAGCTACCCGGCGGAGCCCGACTCGCTCGCCTATACCGCCTACCACAGTTCGCAGATCCCGGGTGACGCAAACAACTGCGTCGGGCAGAACACCACCTTCACGAGTGACCCTCAGCTGGACCAGGCGCTGGACCAGGCGCGGCTCTCAGTGAAGCTCTCGGACCGCAAGGATAAGTACGTGGCGGCCCAGCGCCGGCTGGCCGACCTCGTGCCGGAGATCCCGCTCTACCAGGCGGTTGACGTCGAGGCCTACAACAAGAAGGTGGGTGGGTACAAGGGCAACGAATTCTGGTGGATGAACCAGACCGCCGACTGGTACATCAACCAATAGCGGTTACTCTCTTGGCATGAAGGAATTAGCGGAGGCCGCCCTCAACGCGGCCCAGGTCAAGGGCGCGAGCTACGCGGACGTGCGCCTCGACGAACACGTCACGCAGGACATCATCGTCAAGAACGGGCAGCTGGCCGCGGTCTCCGACGACGCGAGCGAGGGATTCGGCGTCCGGGTGATCGTCGATGGCGCCTGGGGATTCGCCGGCAGCGCCCGCCTCGACAACGCCGAAGTCGAGCAGGTCGTGGACCGCGCCATCCGGATTGCGCGGGCCAGTGCCCGAGTGCGATTGGCGCCGGTCGATCTGGGCCCGGCGGTCACATCGCGCGGTCACTACCGCACGCCGCTCGAACGCGATCCGTTCGCGGTGCCACTCAGCGAAAAGGTTGACCTTCTCTTGCGCGCCGACGCGGCGATGGGGTCAGTCAAGGGCGTCACCATTCGCGAGGGCTCAATGGAGTTCATCCGGCAGACGAAACTCTTCGCCTCGACCGAGGGTGCCCTCGTCGAGCAGGAACTATTCGAGAGTGGCGCCGGGATCGAGGCGACCGCGACCTCGCCGGATGAAGTCCAGAACCGCTCTTACCCGAATTCGTTCGGGCGCCACCAGGGAGCCGGAGGCTACGAATACATCACGGCCCTGGAGCTCGACCGCCACGGTGGCCGGATCGCCGAAGAGGCCGTGGCGCTGCTGACTGCGCTGCAATGCCCGAGCGGGGTCAAGACCCTGATCCTCGGTGCCAGCCAGACGGCGTTGCAGATCCACGAGTCCTGTGGCCATCCGACAGAGCTCGATCGCGTCTTCGGCATGGAGGCGGCGTACGCGGGCACGAGCTTCATGACGCCCGAGAAGCTGAATCATCTCCAGTACGGCTCGCCCCAGGTCACGATCACGGCCGACGCGCTGACGCCAACCGGTCTCGGCACTTTCGGCTGGGACGACGAGGGCGTGCCGGCTCAGCGATCCTTCCTTATCAAGAACGGCCTCTTCGTCGGCTACCTCACGTCGAGGGAAACCGCCAGCGTCCTGGGACAGCAGAGCAACGGCACGATGCGCGCCGACGGCTGGAACCGGATCCCGTTGATCCGGATGACCAACGTCAACCTGGAGCCGGGCGATTCGTCGTTGGAAAAGATGATCGCCGAGACGAAAGACGGGGTGTACATGGAGACGAACCGCAGCTGGAGCATCGACGACAAGCGGCTCAACTTCCAGTTCGGCACGCAGCTCGCCTACGAGATCGTCGACGGGAAGCGCGGCCGGCTGCTCAAGAATGCCACCTACGCAGGGATCACGCCGGAGTTCTGGAATTCCTGTGACGCGGTCGCGGGCCGCTCGGAGTGGAAGGTTTGGGGGCTGGCCAACTGCGGCAAGGGGCAGCCGCCCCAGGTTGCCCATGTGGCGCACGGTGCCGCACCGGCGCGCTTCCAGCACGTCAAGGTCGGGATCCTGAAGTGAAAAGCATGGAAGTTGCGCGGCTGACGGCCGAGGGCGAGCTGAAGCAGTTCATGATCGGCTTGCTCGAGCGGTCACCCGCGGAGCAGACGGAGGTGATGGTGACCGAGTGGGACAGCGCGCTGACGCGCTTTGCCAACAACGGCATCCACCAGAATGTCGCCGAGCGCAACGTCAGCGTCCGGGTACGCGTAGTGAAAGACGGCAAGACCGGTGTGGCCTCCATCAACCAGCTGAACGAGGCGGCGGCGGCGGACGTGCTGAAGCGAGCGGTCGCCATCGCCGAGCTCCAGCCGCGAAGCGAGGTCGTTCCCCTGCCGGGGCCCGCGCCCGCACGGCCCGTGGAGGCCTGGTCCGATGCGACGGCCGCGGCCACGCCCGAAGAGCGTGCCGACTTTGTCCAGACCATTTGCGCGAAAGCCGGCCAGGCGGGGCTCAAGGCGTTCGGCGCGTACAGCACCAGCGCCGGGCAGTTCGCGATTGCCAACTCCTTGGGCGTCTTACACCATCAGCGCTCTACCCAAGGGACGGTCAACTCCGTTGTGATGGGCGATGCCGGGTCCGGCTACGCGGATCGCGGCGCGATCGATGTCCGGGAACTGGACAAGAACGAGCTTGCCACCGAGGTGATCGACAAGGCCCAGCGGAACCAGAATGCGCAGCCGGTCGAGCCGGGCGTCTACGAGGTGGTGCTCGAGGAGTATGCGGTGGCCGAGATGCTCGAGTTCATGAGCTTCATGGGCTTCGGCGCCCTGGCGGTCCAGGAAGAACGCAGCTTCATGAAGCTCGGGGAAAAAATTACTGGTGATCAGGTCAGCATCTGGGACGACGGCCTGGACCGCTCCGGCATCCCGGCATCGTTCGACTTCGAGGGCGTGCCCAAGCAGCGAGTCGACCTGATCACCCGCGGGGTCGCGAGTGGCCTGGTCTACGACATGCAGACGGCAACGCGGGCCGGCCGTCAATCGACGGGTCACGGGCTGCCGGCGCCCAACACGGAAGGGCCATTTGCCGTGAATCTATTTATGCAACCGGGAACGGCGGCGAAGGCGGACCTGATGAGCGACATCAAGCGAGGCATCTGGGTCACCCGCTTCTGGTACGTCCGGGTCGTGCATCCGAAGGCGTCCATCATCACCGGCATGACACGGGAGGGAACGTTCCTGATCGAGAACGGGAAGATCACGCGACCCGTCAAGGACCTGCGGTTTACGCAAAGCATCCTCGAGGGATTCCAGGGGACGCTGGCATTGAGCCGATCGACGAAGCTGCAGGTGAGCGAGTACCTGGGCGCGTCGCGGGTGCCGGCCGTACGGCTGAAGGCGTTCGACTTTACGAGTTGAGCACCTTCCCACTGGTCGGGCTGCCGACGCTGGCGATTCCGCCGGGGCCGAAGCCGCCTCGTTTCGGCATCAACCAGAGTTACGTGCGCGCGCTTACGGCGGCCGGTTGCGCGCCGGTGCTGATTCCGCTCCTCGATGATGACGAGCGCCTGCGGGCGATCTATGACCGGCTCGACGGGATCGTCTTTCCGGGTGGTGCGGACATCGCGCCGCAGGAATATGGCGAAGAGCCGATCGGCGACCTCAATGTGGTCGAGGCCCCGCGCGACCGCACCGAGCTGACGCTGGCGCGCTGGGCCTTCGCCGATGACCTGCCCACGCTCGGGATCTGCCGCGGCCAGCAGGTGCTCAACGTGGCTTTGGGCGGCAGCCTCTGGCAGGATCTTCGACACCAGGGCGTGACCTCGGTCGATCACTCGGACGCCGACGGCCGGGCGCGCACGGCGCTGATGCACCGCGTCCGCCTCGATCCAGACTCTCGCCTCGCGCAGCTCATCGACGAAACCAGTGTCGAGGTCAACAGCCTCCATCACCAGGCAGTCAAGGCGGTCGCCCCGCCGCTCAAGGTGACGGGGACGTCCCCTGACGGTGTCATCGAATCACTGGAGTCGGACGACCGGCGCTTTCTGATCGCGGTGCAGTGGCATCCCGAGGAAATCGACACGCTGCCCTGGGTTCAGCGACTATTCAATGGCTTCGCCCGCGCGGCCCAGAGCACGACTTAAGTTATGCCGGCTCACTCGCGGCGAGTGAGATGCCTCGACCCAAAGACTTGCCCACTTGGCGAACAGTCACAAACGTCAAATCGTTCTAGCTCGACAGGCAGCTGTCAAAGAGAGCGGTTACGGTAGCGCCCGTGGCGGCCTGTCCGGATTGTCAGCCAGAGATGCTACGGGCTCCCAGCTGCGTTTCGATCCTTGCCGTGGTCGTCGGCGACAGGACGTTCGACCGCGTTCCGCATCCCGCCACCAAAACCGACCGATGCGATCGTTGCAACGTGATGCCAGGGGGAATTCACCACTTCGGTTGCGATATAGAGCCCTGCCCAAACTGCGGCGGTCAGCTCATCGCATGTGCCGGCTGAGCGGGTATGAGGTGCGGCGGCAGGCTTGTTTTCAGGAGTAGCCGGGCCCGCGGTAGCCTTGGGTCGACCGGACATGACCACCTGGGGTGAATTTGCAGGCGCGCATCCGTCATTAGCAGCCTTCGGTGCCGACTGCCTCGGTCGTCGCCCCGCTTACCTGGCGACGATGACCAAAGATGGCAACCCACGAGTCCATCCGGTGACGCCGATCATCGCGAGCGACCATCTTTTCCTGTTCATGGAGCCGACCTCGCCGAAAGGGCGGGACTTGCGAGAGCGTGCGAGTTTTGCATTGCACAACGGAGTGCCGGATAACAAAGGAACCGGCGGCGAGTTTTACCTGCGCGGCAGGGCGACCCTGGTAGAGGATGAGGCGTTACGCACGCTTGCCGTTCGATCGGCCAGCTACTCACCGGCCCCCGAATACATCCTGTTTGAGCTGTATGTCAACGAGGCACGGTGCAACGGATACGGTGACGTCACGCTGCCGTCGCCGACCCACTGGCGAAGCGTGGCCCCGTGACTCGCCGAGACGTTTGAGTGCTTCGGATGCTCACCATTCGCCGAGCTAGCGAGAAAGATGTCGCACAGGTTGCGCAGGTCGCCGCTGCCGGTTGGCGCTATGCCTACCGAGGCCTAATTTCACCGGAGGCAATCGAGGACACTCTGGGGCGGTGGTATTCGACGAAGACGATGCTTCGGCGCCTCACGGGACCGCCCCTTCATGTTGCGGAAATTGCTGGAAAGGTGGTCGGATATGTACAGCATGGGCCCGTGGGCGATTCGATCCACGAGGTCTATGCCATCTACATCGATCCGGCCTTGCTTGGTCAGGGCATCGGCTGGGCTCTCTGGCAGCAAGTGGTACGGGACGTCCGGGCAGGCGGAGGGTCGGCGATCGAGCTATGGGTGCTGCAAGGCAACCGCCTCGGCATCGATTGGTACACCCGGCAGGGCGGCTCTGTCGCCGGTCAGCGGGAGATTGAGTTGGCGGACGGCGCGCATACCGAGATCCGCTACCGGTTCGACCTCGCCTGAGTTAGGTCTGGTTCGCGGCGTCCTTCAGCCAGGGCAGAGCAACCGACATCGCTGCCACCAGTGTCTGGAACTGCTCCGGCGTCAGCCGTCGCCGCGAGGCCAGGCCGGTTGCCGCATCTCCGGTGGCCCACCAGGTGGGGCTCTGCGGCGGATCGCCGGCGCGCTCGGCGGCGGCCTCGAAGATCTCCCGATAGGAGTCGACTCCCAGCACGGTACGCGCCTCGAGGCGGGCGGCCTCGATGGCCGGCTGCGACGCGAGCCAGGCTTGCTGCTGCCGCTTCGCGATCAGGATCTTCGCCGGATCGCTGAGCCCGAGCAATCCCTGGTAGAAGCGATCTACCAGGGATCCGCTCGCGGCCGAATCGCCTTCCTTAACAAAGGCCCGGCTCATGAGCGAGCCGTCAGGCGGCCTGCGTGAGTGACGCGCTCTTCGGTTCGAGGGCCCAGTCGAGGACCTCTCGCACATCCTTGGCCAGGTGGATCGTCATCGCGTCGCGCACACTCCGCGGCAGATCGTCGAGATCCGCCTCGTTGCGATACGGCAGGATGATCTCGGTCAGCCCGGCACGATGCGCCGCCAGCAGCTTCTGCTTGACGCCGCCGATCGGCAGCACCTTGCCCTGCAGCGTCACCTCTCCCGTCATGCCGACCGTACTCTTCACCGGCCGCCCGCTCAGCAAGCTGACCAGCGCCGTCACCATCGTGACGCCCGCCGACGGCCCGTCTTTCGGCACAGCCCCGGCCGGAACGTGGACGTGGATCGCCTTCTCCTCGAAGTCGGGCGCAATACCGAGGTCTTTCGCGTGAGAGCGGACATACGACAGCCCGATCTGCGCGGACTCCTTCATGACGTCGCCCAGCTGACCGGTGAGGGTCAGCCCCGACTTCCCTTCCATGGCGGCGGCCTCGACGAAGAGAACCTCTCCGCCAATGCCCGTGACCGCCAGGCCGGTCGCAACGCCGGGAACTGATGTCCGCTCGGCCACTTCCTCGTGGAATTTTGCGCGACCAAGGTACTTGGCGACGTCGTCGCTCGAGACTTGGATGGGCGCGCTCGCCTTACCCGCTTCGATCTGCGTCGCGACCTTGCGGAGCAACCGCCCCAGCTCGCGTTCGAGATTGCGGACGCCGGCCTCACGGGTGTGCGAGGCGATGATGCGCCGAATGGCGTCGTCGCTCACGACCACCTCGTCGGGGGTGAGCCCATTACGATCCAGCTGCCGGCGGAGCAGGTGGTCGCGCCCGATGGCAAGCTTTTCCTCTTCCGTGTAGCCGTCGAGCCGGATGATCTCCATCCGGTCGAGCAGGGGCCCGGGGATGGTGTCCGAAACGTTGGCCGTCGGGATAAAGAGGACCTCCGAAAGGTCGAGGTCGACCTCCAGGTAGTGGTCGCGGAACGAGTGGTTCTGCGCCGGGTCGAGCACTTCCAGCAGCGCCGACGACGGGTCGCCCCGGTAGTCGCTGCCGACCTTGTCGATCTCGTCGAGCATGATCACTGGGTTGCTGGTTCCGGCCTCTTTGAGGGCGCGCGCGATCCGACCGGGCAGCGCACCAACGTAGGTGCGGCGGTGACCCCGAATCTCCGCCTCGTCGTGAATCCCGCCGAGGGATATGCGCGTGAACTTCCGGCCGAGGGCGCGGGCGACGGACTCGCCGAGTGAGGTCTTGCCCACCCCTGGCGGTCCGACCAGCGTGATGATGGCACCGGAGCCCCGACCACCGACCAGCGACAGGCCGCGCGAATCGCGCCGCTTGCGAACGGCGAGAAACTCGATGATTCGGTCTTTGACATCGTCGAGCCCGGTGTGGTCCTGGTCGAGGATCCGCCG is a genomic window containing:
- a CDS encoding peptide ABC transporter substrate-binding protein, which codes for MTGASPRWLRLLAVTGIGTVLLVACAPSGATTSSSARAGGKVTVASWQEQDSLLACNITAASPHACAYVNPAMEGLLTVKANQDVPTNPKLADYWVPELATEVPTLENGDVKVSGDKMDVTWKLRHGVKWHDGVAFTSKDVKATFDFWFLKYRDKNPTPLISVVGWDQVDSVDTPDDYTAIVHLKTVYAAYLTLGTGPYGILPDHLLQQVWAKSGNLTSEKVTVNIPGGYNGTDTLDKLMVGTGPFMFKEWVPGDHLTLVRNPHWWGGGNRPYLNEIRIKFDPDANTELNDLRTNAIDMGLDLRPSLLPPLSRLSDVTTVTILDSATEHLDINLHNTFLKDVTLRKAILMAIDRQKIVDTLLLGRTVVPPDAWMCIQTGAWCLDPNAKHTQYDQPAANKLLNDAGYKLQDSGPCKGFRTDPLGRCVQLHLITTTLPLREEQEVVIASDLAAIGIQVIKPFANVPALRMFASCTSGGVIYSHNFDLAMYTSNYSYPAEPDSLAYTAYHSSQIPGDANNCVGQNTTFTSDPQLDQALDQARLSVKLSDRKDKYVAAQRRLADLVPEIPLYQAVDVEAYNKKVGGYKGNEFWWMNQTADWYINQ
- a CDS encoding TldD/PmbA family protein, translating into MKELAEAALNAAQVKGASYADVRLDEHVTQDIIVKNGQLAAVSDDASEGFGVRVIVDGAWGFAGSARLDNAEVEQVVDRAIRIARASARVRLAPVDLGPAVTSRGHYRTPLERDPFAVPLSEKVDLLLRADAAMGSVKGVTIREGSMEFIRQTKLFASTEGALVEQELFESGAGIEATATSPDEVQNRSYPNSFGRHQGAGGYEYITALELDRHGGRIAEEAVALLTALQCPSGVKTLILGASQTALQIHESCGHPTELDRVFGMEAAYAGTSFMTPEKLNHLQYGSPQVTITADALTPTGLGTFGWDDEGVPAQRSFLIKNGLFVGYLTSRETASVLGQQSNGTMRADGWNRIPLIRMTNVNLEPGDSSLEKMIAETKDGVYMETNRSWSIDDKRLNFQFGTQLAYEIVDGKRGRLLKNATYAGITPEFWNSCDAVAGRSEWKVWGLANCGKGQPPQVAHVAHGAAPARFQHVKVGILK
- a CDS encoding TldD/PmbA family protein, whose product is MEVARLTAEGELKQFMIGLLERSPAEQTEVMVTEWDSALTRFANNGIHQNVAERNVSVRVRVVKDGKTGVASINQLNEAAAADVLKRAVAIAELQPRSEVVPLPGPAPARPVEAWSDATAAATPEERADFVQTICAKAGQAGLKAFGAYSTSAGQFAIANSLGVLHHQRSTQGTVNSVVMGDAGSGYADRGAIDVRELDKNELATEVIDKAQRNQNAQPVEPGVYEVVLEEYAVAEMLEFMSFMGFGALAVQEERSFMKLGEKITGDQVSIWDDGLDRSGIPASFDFEGVPKQRVDLITRGVASGLVYDMQTATRAGRQSTGHGLPAPNTEGPFAVNLFMQPGTAAKADLMSDIKRGIWVTRFWYVRVVHPKASIITGMTREGTFLIENGKITRPVKDLRFTQSILEGFQGTLALSRSTKLQVSEYLGASRVPAVRLKAFDFTS
- a CDS encoding gamma-glutamyl-gamma-aminobutyrate hydrolase family protein, which produces MSTFPLVGLPTLAIPPGPKPPRFGINQSYVRALTAAGCAPVLIPLLDDDERLRAIYDRLDGIVFPGGADIAPQEYGEEPIGDLNVVEAPRDRTELTLARWAFADDLPTLGICRGQQVLNVALGGSLWQDLRHQGVTSVDHSDADGRARTALMHRVRLDPDSRLAQLIDETSVEVNSLHHQAVKAVAPPLKVTGTSPDGVIESLESDDRRFLIAVQWHPEEIDTLPWVQRLFNGFARAAQSTT
- a CDS encoding pyridoxamine 5'-phosphate oxidase family protein, whose translation is MTTWGEFAGAHPSLAAFGADCLGRRPAYLATMTKDGNPRVHPVTPIIASDHLFLFMEPTSPKGRDLRERASFALHNGVPDNKGTGGEFYLRGRATLVEDEALRTLAVRSASYSPAPEYILFELYVNEARCNGYGDVTLPSPTHWRSVAP
- a CDS encoding GNAT family N-acetyltransferase produces the protein MLRRLTGPPLHVAEIAGKVVGYVQHGPVGDSIHEVYAIYIDPALLGQGIGWALWQQVVRDVRAGGGSAIELWVLQGNRLGIDWYTRQGGSVAGQREIELADGAHTEIRYRFDLA
- the lon gene encoding endopeptidase La is translated as MPEQETDFIPLLPLTNGVVLPNMVVTIPLEREEAQAAVAAARQKDGLVLLVPRVGGRYAAIGTVAKLEDSRKLPNGIEVAILQGLYRASVGSAAAGTGPALRVVAQPAEDVNPLTETSHVLAREYKALIENLLELRGASEVVQMVHGIDKPNQLADLSGYSPDLSLERKVEILETLDVEVRLQKLIEWTREILAEASLKDKIRNDVQEGMDKRQREFLLRQQMEAIKKELGEADGDVAGEYRKKIEEAGMPEAVRKEVERELGRLERTSEQNPEAGWIRNYLDWMLDMPWNKKTVDLFDVTEARRILDQDHTGLDDVKDRIIEFLAVRKRRDSRGLSLVGGRGSGAIITLVGPPGVGKTSLGESVARALGRKFTRISLGGIHDEAEIRGHRRTYVGALPGRIARALKEAGTSNPVIMLDEIDKVGSDYRGDPSSALLEVLDPAQNHSFRDHYLEVDLDLSEVLFIPTANVSDTIPGPLLDRMEIIRLDGYTEEEKLAIGRDHLLRRQLDRNGLTPDEVVVSDDAIRRIIASHTREAGVRNLERELGRLLRKVATQIEAGKASAPIQVSSDDVAKYLGRAKFHEEVAERTSVPGVATGLAVTGIGGEVLFVEAAAMEGKSGLTLTGQLGDVMKESAQIGLSYVRSHAKDLGIAPDFEEKAIHVHVPAGAVPKDGPSAGVTMVTALVSLLSGRPVKSTVGMTGEVTLQGKVLPIGGVKQKLLAAHRAGLTEIILPYRNEADLDDLPRSVRDAMTIHLAKDVREVLDWALEPKSASLTQAA